The following coding sequences lie in one Verrucomicrobiota bacterium JB022 genomic window:
- the trpA gene encoding tryptophan synthase subunit alpha, protein MDRIADAFSRAKAEERTLFVSYLCAGDPDPQTSFEACRALIDNGVGLMELGVPFSDPLADGKTNQLAAQRALENEIRQSDIFALAKRVRGITDKPIIFYTYYNLVFANGVDAYVRQVKEAGVDGILVLDLPPEEAGEVLEACERHDVKTVFIVAPTTPTERLSIIAEATTGFIYYVSQEGVTGVRKSLAEDIGDKVAKIKEHIDLPVVVGFGISTPEQVKTVASVADGVVVGSALVNCIGDNLDHPEQGIAKLGAKARELVGGLSL, encoded by the coding sequence ATGGACCGCATCGCCGACGCCTTTTCCCGTGCCAAAGCCGAGGAGCGCACGCTCTTTGTCTCCTACCTGTGCGCGGGCGACCCCGATCCGCAGACTTCGTTTGAGGCCTGCCGCGCCTTGATCGACAACGGCGTCGGCCTGATGGAGCTGGGCGTGCCTTTTTCCGATCCGCTGGCCGACGGCAAGACCAATCAGTTGGCCGCCCAGCGCGCGCTCGAGAACGAGATCCGCCAAAGCGATATCTTTGCCCTCGCCAAGCGCGTGCGCGGCATTACGGACAAGCCGATCATCTTTTACACCTATTACAACCTCGTGTTCGCCAACGGGGTCGACGCCTATGTGCGTCAGGTCAAGGAAGCGGGCGTCGACGGCATTCTCGTGCTCGACCTGCCGCCCGAAGAAGCCGGCGAAGTGCTCGAAGCCTGCGAGCGCCACGACGTGAAGACCGTTTTCATTGTCGCCCCGACCACTCCGACCGAGCGTCTGTCGATCATCGCCGAAGCCACCACCGGCTTCATCTATTACGTCTCGCAAGAAGGCGTTACGGGCGTCCGTAAGTCGCTTGCCGAGGATATCGGCGACAAGGTGGCGAAGATCAAGGAGCACATCGACCTGCCCGTGGTCGTGGGCTTTGGTATCTCGACGCCGGAACAGGTCAAGACGGTCGCCAGCGTGGCCGACGGTGTGGTGGTGGGCAGCGCCCTCGTCAACTGCATCGGCGACAACCTCGACCACCCCGAGCAGGGTATTGCGAAGCTCGGGGCCAAGGCTCGCGAACTCGTGGGCGGACTCAGCTTGTAG
- a CDS encoding ketopantoate reductase C-terminal domain-containing protein yields the protein VWNIPFNGLAIAAGGVATDRIVQSEHFTQLARLLMREVQAAARAHGHYIPDDFLESQIEETRHMDAYKPSSMLDYVAGREVEVESIFGEPLRRGMSKSVVMPRLETLYYLLKGLCPPPAKDGHGKSKHRKKA from the coding sequence GTCTGGAACATCCCCTTTAACGGGCTGGCCATCGCCGCCGGGGGCGTCGCCACGGATCGGATCGTCCAGAGCGAACACTTCACCCAGCTCGCCCGCCTGCTCATGCGCGAGGTGCAGGCTGCCGCCCGTGCTCACGGTCACTACATCCCGGACGACTTCCTGGAGTCTCAGATCGAGGAGACCCGGCACATGGACGCCTACAAGCCCTCCAGTATGCTCGACTACGTCGCCGGGCGCGAAGTCGAGGTAGAGTCGATTTTCGGCGAACCCTTACGCCGGGGGATGTCGAAGAGTGTTGTCATGCCCCGCCTGGAGACCTTGTATTACCTGCTCAAAGGGCTCTGCCCGCCGCCCGCGAAGGATGGCCACGGCAAGTCCAAGCACCGAAAGAAAGCCTGA
- a CDS encoding DUF3857 and transglutaminase domain-containing protein, translated as MKWQEVTPEEIAMAEPKIDPDAGAEILIREMEVDDQLRTEVVRRNYMRFKVFDQRGVDRLNPMKIEVERKVKVYGVAARVIKPDGSILVVEKSDIFSRETSRDDDERWRTVSFSFPGIEPGCIVEYQWDEIETGRNASGMFFRFASRYPTHLARFRIRPFITYNWTGNMLQGERLEKGGAGYREVVLRDLPALPDEPFMPPRFDYQPWVSLYYTGDRRYGKPDVFWGEVADWLHDHQRQRFKSRRSEIREKAAELTAGANTPQEKIQRIYDFCTYQIRNTRISLPDGSFHDIPKDLDNADAPATLKAGVGTPDDIAILFGSLLEAAGLHVSLALCNDRSLLSFYVESLVPQSLPDLMVAVRIDDSRWVYCNPGVPFVPNGMLHWSNENGVALLAGEKEPRFLKLGASPAGDTQIKRRAIVSIDEEGKLSGTVTFSYTGHAAIRQRDIYNGVTPVKREEDMLEKTREMLPNAQITELQFKNLVDCNLPLEVSFEIEVPAYADVAVQRIFIQPSFFEKGAEPVLRKEKREHAIQFPCAWEMQDEVRITYPDGYEVEEGRTPVSVANDEYLTHQVVFGKVKDRNMLIYRRQQAIKFLNVGAEGYEPIKNYFDLVYEQDQHVVTLRPKQPDPLAAAE; from the coding sequence GTGAAGTGGCAGGAAGTCACGCCGGAAGAGATCGCGATGGCGGAGCCCAAGATCGACCCGGATGCGGGCGCGGAAATCCTCATCCGCGAGATGGAAGTGGACGACCAGCTCCGCACCGAGGTCGTCCGTCGCAACTACATGCGCTTCAAAGTCTTCGACCAGCGTGGTGTAGATCGGCTCAACCCGATGAAGATTGAGGTGGAGCGCAAGGTAAAGGTTTATGGAGTGGCCGCGCGCGTGATCAAGCCAGACGGATCCATTCTCGTGGTGGAGAAGAGCGATATCTTTTCCCGCGAGACTTCGCGTGACGATGATGAACGCTGGCGCACAGTCTCGTTTTCCTTCCCCGGCATCGAGCCAGGCTGCATTGTCGAATACCAGTGGGATGAAATCGAAACCGGGCGTAATGCCAGCGGGATGTTTTTCCGTTTCGCTTCCCGTTATCCCACTCACTTGGCCCGCTTTCGGATCCGCCCCTTCATCACATACAACTGGACGGGCAACATGTTGCAGGGGGAAAGGCTGGAGAAAGGCGGAGCCGGCTACCGCGAAGTGGTCCTGCGCGACTTGCCCGCGCTACCAGATGAACCTTTCATGCCGCCTCGTTTCGACTATCAACCGTGGGTCAGCCTTTATTATACGGGCGACAGGCGGTATGGAAAGCCGGATGTCTTTTGGGGAGAAGTCGCCGATTGGCTGCATGATCACCAGCGGCAGCGCTTCAAGTCGCGCCGGTCGGAGATCCGCGAAAAGGCGGCCGAGTTGACGGCGGGGGCCAATACTCCGCAGGAGAAGATCCAGCGCATTTATGATTTTTGCACCTACCAGATCCGCAATACGCGCATTTCGTTGCCCGATGGCAGCTTTCACGACATCCCCAAAGACCTCGACAACGCCGACGCCCCTGCAACGCTAAAGGCCGGGGTGGGGACGCCCGACGATATTGCCATCCTCTTTGGGTCGCTGCTGGAGGCAGCGGGCCTGCATGTGTCGCTCGCTCTTTGTAACGACCGCTCGCTCTTGAGCTTCTACGTCGAATCTCTCGTGCCCCAGTCTTTGCCCGACTTGATGGTGGCCGTGCGGATCGACGATTCCCGCTGGGTATACTGCAACCCAGGCGTGCCTTTCGTGCCCAACGGCATGCTACACTGGTCCAATGAAAATGGTGTTGCCCTACTGGCAGGGGAGAAAGAGCCGAGGTTCCTCAAGCTGGGCGCCTCCCCGGCGGGCGATACCCAAATCAAACGCAGGGCCATTGTGAGCATCGACGAAGAAGGAAAGCTCTCCGGCACTGTCACCTTCAGCTACACCGGCCATGCTGCCATTCGCCAAAGAGATATATACAATGGCGTTACCCCCGTGAAGCGGGAGGAAGACATGCTGGAGAAAACGCGGGAGATGTTGCCCAATGCACAGATCACCGAGCTGCAGTTCAAGAACCTGGTCGATTGCAACCTGCCCTTGGAGGTCAGTTTCGAGATTGAGGTGCCTGCCTATGCGGACGTCGCCGTGCAGCGGATCTTCATTCAGCCTTCGTTCTTTGAAAAGGGTGCCGAACCGGTGCTGAGGAAGGAGAAGCGCGAACATGCGATCCAGTTTCCTTGTGCCTGGGAGATGCAGGATGAGGTGCGCATTACCTACCCCGACGGCTATGAAGTGGAGGAAGGCCGGACGCCTGTCAGCGTTGCCAACGATGAATACCTTACCCATCAGGTGGTCTTTGGAAAGGTAAAGGATCGCAACATGTTGATCTACCGTCGTCAGCAGGCGATCAAGTTCCTCAATGTGGGGGCTGAAGGCTATGAACCGATCAAGAACTATTTCGACCTCGTCTATGAGCAAGACCAGCATGTGGTGACGCTGCGCCCAAAGCAGCCCGACCCGCTCGCAGCCGCCGAATAA